The Candidatus Abyssobacteria bacterium SURF_5 region AGGGCGAAACGGGAGGAGGACCTGCACATGAAGCGGTACACAGAGGAGCAGATAATTCGGTTGTTGAAGGAAGCGGAAGCGACATCGATAAGCGAGACCAGCCGGAAGCACGGGGTCTCGGAATGGTCATTGTACCGGTGGCGCAAGATGTATGGCGACATGGATATTCCCGACGCCAAGCGTCTAA contains the following coding sequences:
- a CDS encoding transposase, which translates into the protein MKRYTEEQIIRLLKEAEATSISETSRKHGVSEWSLYRWRKMYGDMDIPDAKRLKVLEKENARLKRIVAQQAVDIDALKEVLSKKW